ATACATCCAGTATCGGGGCACCCCTCCGCCTTGCGGTCGCACGCACCGGACGCCGCCGGATCCGCCCTCCGGGCGGACGGCGCCACTTTCGACACACGCCCTCCGGGCGGACGGCGCCACTTTCGACACACGCCCTAGCTAGGTGTACTGACCCGTGAGGTGGGGGACGCCGGGGCGTCCGGCGGTGGCCCTTCCGCCCGCGCCGGGAAAGTGTTTCCCGCGCGGGCGGAAGGGCCACGCCACACCCGTCCCGAGCGCCCCACCTGCACCCGGCGCCCCGTGGTGGCGCCTTCTGGGTGCCCTCCGGAGGCCCGTATAGCAGAAAAGTTACCCCGGGGCTCGCCAGAGGTCGCGGGGCACTGGTGTCGGCCTACTACCCTGGTGGCGTGACTATTCGCCTGTACGACACCAGCGCCCGGCAGATCCGTGACTTCGTCCCGCTCACAGCGGGCTGCGTCTCGATCTACCTCTGTGGCGCTACCGTCCAGGCCGCACCGCACATCGGGCACATCCGTTCCGGCCTGAACTTCGACATCATGCGCCGCTGGTTCGCGTACCGCGGCTACGACGTGACCTTCATCCGGAACGTCACGGACATCGACGACAAGATCATCCGGAAGTCCGAGGAGCAGGGCCGCCCCTGGTGGTCGATCGGATACGAGAACGAGCGCGCGTTCAACGACGGCTACGCCGCCCTCGGCTGCCTGCCGCCCACCTACGAGCCCCGCGCCACCGGCCACATCACCGAGATGATCGAGATGATGCGCGGCCTCATCGAGCGCGGCCACGCCTACGCGGCGGACGGCAACGTCTACTTCGACGTGCGCTCGTTCCCCGGGTACCTGGAGCTCTCCAACCAGAACCTCGACGACCTGCGCCAGCCGTCCGGCGAGGGCGAGACCGGCAAGCGCGACCAGCGGGACTTCGCCATGTGGAAGTCCGCGAAGGCGGGCGAGCCCAGCTGGGAGACCCCCTGGGGCCGCGGCCGTCCCGGCTGGCACCTGGAGTGCTCCGCGATGGCGCACAAGTACCTCGGTACCGAGTTCGACATCCACGGCGGCGGGATCGACCTGATCTTCCCGCACCACGAGAACGAGATCGCCCAGTCCAAGGCGTTCGGCGACACCTTCGCGAAGTA
The DNA window shown above is from Streptomyces sp. NBC_00247 and carries:
- the cysS gene encoding cysteine--tRNA ligase, with the translated sequence MTIRLYDTSARQIRDFVPLTAGCVSIYLCGATVQAAPHIGHIRSGLNFDIMRRWFAYRGYDVTFIRNVTDIDDKIIRKSEEQGRPWWSIGYENERAFNDGYAALGCLPPTYEPRATGHITEMIEMMRGLIERGHAYAADGNVYFDVRSFPGYLELSNQNLDDLRQPSGEGETGKRDQRDFAMWKSAKAGEPSWETPWGRGRPGWHLECSAMAHKYLGTEFDIHGGGIDLIFPHHENEIAQSKAFGDTFAKYWVHNGWVTMAGEKMSKSLGNSVLVSEMVKAWRPIVLRYYLGAAHYRSMIEYSEASLRDAESAFARIEGFAQRVTEKTGETVAPATEVPPAFAEAMDDDLGVPQALAIVHTTVRQGNSALAADDKEAAVARLAEVRAMLGVLGLDPLDPHWAGEGDRGEDLHGVVDTLVRLVLDQRQGARERKDWAAADAIRDQLNQSGLVIEDSASGPRWTLGPR